In one window of Cynocephalus volans isolate mCynVol1 chromosome 6, mCynVol1.pri, whole genome shotgun sequence DNA:
- the ARMC10 gene encoding armadillo repeat-containing protein 10, producing MGGARDVGWVAAGLVLGAGACYCIYRLTRGRRRGGGGRGLRPSRSAEELTNGSYDDVLNAEQLQKLLYLLESTEDPVIIERALVTLGNNAAFSANQAIIRELGGIPIVGNKINSPNHSIKEKALNALNNLSVNVENQIMIRIYISQVCEDVFSGPLNSAVQLAGLRLLTNMTVTNDHQHLLDSYITDLFHVLLTGNGSTKVQVLKLLLNLSENPAMTEGLLGAQVDSSFLSLYDGHVAKEILLRVLTLFQNINNCIKTEDDLAIQPTFTKGSLFFLLYGEECAQKIRALASHHDADVKEKVVAIIPKF from the exons ATGGGCGGCGCCCGGGACGTAGGCTGGGTGGCGGCGGGCCTGGTCCTCGGGGCCGGCGCCTGCTACTGCATTTACAGGCTGACGCGGGGCCGGCGGCGAGGCGGCGGCGGGCGCGGGCTGCGCCCCTCGCGGTCCGCAG AAGAATTAACCAATGGTTCATATGATGATGTCCTAAATGCTGAACAACTTCAGAAACTCCTTTACCTGCTTGAGTCAACTGAGGATCCTGTAATTATTGAAAGAGCTTTGGTCACTTTGGGGAACAATGCAGCCTTTTCAGCTAACCAA gcTATTATTCGTGAATTGGGTGGTATTCCAATTGttggaaacaaaatcaacagtcCCAATCACAGTATTAAAGAGAAAGCTTTAAACGCACTAAATAACCTGAGTGTGAATGTTGAAAATCAAATCATGATAAGG ATATACATCAGTCAAGTCTGTGAGGATGTCTTCTCTGGTCCTCTGAACTCTGCTGTGCAGCTGGCTGGACTGAGATTGTTAACGAACATGACTGTTACCAATGACCACCAGCACTTGCTCGATAGTTACATTACAGACCTGTTCCATGTGTTACTCACTGGAAATGGAAGCACCAAG GTTCAAGTTTTGAAACTTCTTTTGAATTTGTCTGAAAACCCAGCCATGACAGAAGGACTACTTGGTGCCCAA GTGGACTCATCATTCCTTTCCCTCTATGACGGCCATGTAGCAAAGGAGATTCTCCTTCGAGTACTTACGTTATTTCAGAATATAAATAACTGCATCAAAACAGAAGACGATTTGGCTATTCAGCCTACTTTCACTAAAGGGTCATTGTTTTTCCTATTGTATGGAGAAGAATGTGCCCAGAAAATAAGAGCTTTAGCTTCTCACCATGATGCTGATGTGAAAGAGAAGGTTGTAGCAATAATACCAAAATTCTGA